The proteins below are encoded in one region of Deinococcus sedimenti:
- a CDS encoding winged helix-turn-helix transcriptional regulator, translating to MTADRTRSGCPVSLGLDLFGDRWTLLIIRDLMFGGKRHFRELLSSAEGISSNVLADRLQMLVASGLISRSGDQTHRQKVIYRLTQQGIDLLPILLEITRWSLKYRPVSDDDRRAAAAAPADQRELDRLTAKLTREHLGDPAPVS from the coding sequence ATGACTGCAGACCGGACCCGCTCGGGCTGCCCGGTCAGCCTGGGACTCGACCTGTTCGGGGACCGCTGGACCCTGCTGATCATCCGCGACCTGATGTTTGGCGGCAAACGTCACTTCCGCGAACTGCTGAGCTCCGCCGAGGGCATCTCCTCCAACGTCCTGGCCGACCGCCTCCAGATGCTCGTGGCCAGCGGTCTCATCAGCCGCAGCGGCGACCAGACCCACCGCCAGAAAGTCATCTACCGCCTGACCCAGCAGGGCATCGACCTGCTGCCCATCCTGCTGGAGATCACCCGCTGGAGCCTCAAGTACCGTCCGGTCAGCGACGACGACCGGCGCGCCGCCGCCGCCGCTCCTGCAGACCAGCGTGAACTCGACCGACTGACCGCCAAACTGACCCGCGAGCACCTCGGCGACCCGGCGCCGGTCTCCTGA